A genomic segment from Microbacterium sp. SORGH_AS_0428 encodes:
- a CDS encoding dihydrofolate reductase family protein, whose product MGVLRYSINVTLDGCVDHRSATPDEELHRRAAEYIARADVLLFGRVTYEMMQDAWRPPASEALPDWMKPFGRTIDAARKYVVSRTLEEVDWNAELVRGDLVTAVKELKRDADIATGGVMLPTALAAAGLIDEYEFVVHPRVAGHGPRLFDGLTAPLDLRLTERIEYGSGAVASRYVPRTTAR is encoded by the coding sequence ATGGGAGTGCTGCGCTACTCGATCAACGTCACGCTCGACGGGTGCGTCGATCATCGCTCCGCGACGCCGGACGAGGAGCTCCACCGGCGTGCGGCGGAGTACATCGCACGAGCGGACGTCCTGCTGTTCGGTCGCGTCACGTACGAGATGATGCAGGATGCGTGGCGACCGCCCGCATCCGAGGCCCTCCCCGACTGGATGAAGCCGTTCGGCCGCACAATCGACGCCGCCCGCAAGTACGTCGTGTCGCGCACCTTGGAGGAGGTGGACTGGAACGCCGAGCTCGTGCGCGGCGACCTGGTCACCGCCGTGAAGGAGCTCAAGCGGGATGCGGACATCGCGACGGGCGGCGTGATGCTCCCCACCGCCCTCGCCGCGGCCGGCCTCATCGACGAGTACGAGTTCGTCGTGCATCCGCGTGTCGCCGGTCACGGCCCGAGGCTGTTCGACGGGCTGACTGCGCCGCTGGATCTGCGGCTCACCGAGCGGATCGAGTACGGCTCGGGTGCGGTGGCCTCTCGCTACGTCCCCCGTACTACAGCTCGGTGA
- a CDS encoding LysR family transcriptional regulator, protein MKLEHLVRFVALAEHLHFPRAAQALGVPLPALYSTLDKLEEEVGHPLVIREAPTRLTPAGMLLLDEARARIADAPAAAARPNTPGGGKAKASKGKGRAPIVKGQPKPYKKRQGR, encoded by the coding sequence ATGAAGCTCGAACACCTGGTGCGGTTCGTCGCTCTCGCCGAGCATCTGCACTTCCCGCGCGCCGCGCAGGCGCTGGGGGTACCGCTGCCCGCGCTCTACAGCACCCTCGACAAGCTCGAGGAAGAGGTCGGCCATCCCCTCGTCATCCGGGAGGCCCCGACCCGCCTCACCCCCGCCGGCATGCTGTTGCTCGACGAGGCGCGGGCTCGCATCGCCGACGCGCCCGCAGCAGCGGCGCGACCGAACACCCCGGGAGGCGGGAAGGCCAAGGCCTCGAAAGGCAAGGGCCGCGCCCCCATCGTGAAGGGGCAGCCGAAGCCCTACAAGAAGCGTCAGGGGCGCTAG
- a CDS encoding VOC family protein: protein MPIFDHLGITVEDVPSATGQFDPIMAALGYTRADAETSVSWWRDGETELILMPARESGSGPHIHGRVGWQHLAFAVDSRDEVERLHEIAVAAGWMPVRAPKEYPRFTQRYYASFLEDANGIRIEFMHNPPGDAD, encoded by the coding sequence ATGCCGATCTTCGATCACCTGGGAATCACCGTCGAGGACGTGCCGAGCGCGACGGGGCAGTTCGATCCGATCATGGCCGCGCTCGGGTACACGCGGGCCGATGCCGAGACGTCTGTCTCGTGGTGGCGCGATGGTGAGACCGAACTCATCCTCATGCCTGCGCGCGAGAGCGGTTCCGGGCCCCACATCCATGGCCGCGTCGGTTGGCAGCACCTGGCTTTCGCGGTCGATTCGCGCGACGAGGTCGAGCGTCTGCACGAGATCGCCGTCGCGGCGGGCTGGATGCCGGTGCGGGCTCCGAAGGAGTACCCGCGGTTCACCCAGCGCTACTACGCGTCGTTTCTCGAGGACGCGAACGGGATCCGCATCGAGTTCATGCACAACCCGCCCGGCGACGCCGACTAG
- a CDS encoding SDR family oxidoreductase: MTRTAPDLQLPDLAGRRALVTGGSDGIGLRIAARLARAGAEIVLPVRNRTKGDAAVDRIRADAPRARVILHDLDLASLASVAALGEELRGDGTPLNLLINNAGLMSPPSRQLTADGFEAQWGTNHLGHVALVAALLPLLREGHARVVSQISVAASSGRIRWDDLNAEHSYDAMTSYRQSKIALGLFARELQRQSVARGWGVVSVLSHPGVAPTSLLAARPELERATDTRGVRLIRWMSARGLFVGTPDSAALPALLAATAADAVGGHLYGPSGPGRVGGAPAEQRLYRPLRDDEAARRVWTVSQELTGVVFPTD; this comes from the coding sequence ATGACCCGCACCGCACCTGATCTCCAACTCCCCGACCTCGCGGGCCGACGCGCCCTCGTGACGGGTGGCAGTGACGGCATCGGCCTGCGCATCGCCGCACGGCTGGCTCGCGCCGGCGCCGAGATCGTCCTGCCCGTGCGCAATCGGACCAAGGGGGATGCGGCCGTCGACCGCATCCGCGCCGACGCGCCGCGCGCCCGCGTGATCCTGCACGATCTGGATCTGGCGTCGCTCGCATCGGTGGCCGCGCTCGGCGAGGAGCTTCGAGGAGACGGCACTCCGCTGAATCTGCTGATCAACAACGCCGGCCTCATGTCGCCACCTTCGCGGCAGCTCACCGCGGACGGTTTCGAAGCGCAGTGGGGCACCAACCACCTCGGACATGTCGCCCTGGTCGCGGCGCTGCTCCCGCTCCTGCGCGAGGGTCACGCGCGCGTCGTGTCTCAGATCAGCGTGGCGGCGTCTAGCGGCCGCATCCGCTGGGACGATCTGAACGCCGAGCACAGCTACGACGCGATGACCTCGTATCGACAGTCGAAGATCGCGCTGGGGCTTTTCGCCCGCGAACTGCAGCGACAGAGCGTCGCGCGCGGGTGGGGCGTCGTGAGTGTCCTGTCACACCCCGGCGTCGCGCCGACGAGTCTGCTGGCGGCCCGTCCCGAGCTGGAACGCGCCACGGACACTCGTGGCGTGCGCCTGATCCGGTGGATGTCCGCACGCGGGCTCTTCGTCGGGACCCCGGACTCGGCGGCGCTCCCCGCCCTGCTGGCGGCAACCGCTGCGGACGCGGTCGGAGGCCATCTGTACGGCCCGTCGGGTCCGGGCCGCGTCGGCGGCGCTCCCGCCGAGCAGCGCCTCTACCGTCCGCTGCGCGACGACGAGGCCGCCCGACGCGTGTGGACGGTGTCGCAGGAGCTCACGGGAGTGGTGTTCCCGACCGACTAG
- a CDS encoding helix-turn-helix transcriptional regulator yields the protein MEIDREALAVFLRRRREALQPDDVGLVGGSRRRTTGLRREEVAALCHMSTDYYARLERATGPHPSAQMVAAIAQGLHLTLAERDHLFLLAGHHPPVAGVSGEHVSPGMLRILDRLTDTPAEIVTELGETLRQTPLGVALTGDTASLTGSARSLGYRWFTDPASRELYDPDDHEFLSRLWVSGLREIATRRGQDSRASQMVAELAARSPEFRDVWSRGEVGVRPRPTKRFMHRELGALELECQTLLDPSQSHALLVYIAVPGSESAEKLRLLTVIGAGI from the coding sequence ATGGAGATCGATCGCGAGGCGCTCGCCGTCTTCCTCAGGCGGCGGCGCGAGGCCTTGCAGCCCGACGACGTGGGCCTCGTTGGCGGGAGCCGCAGACGTACCACCGGGCTCCGCCGGGAAGAGGTCGCGGCACTGTGCCACATGTCCACCGACTACTACGCACGTCTCGAACGGGCGACGGGTCCGCATCCGTCGGCGCAGATGGTGGCGGCCATCGCGCAAGGGCTGCACCTCACGCTCGCGGAGCGCGATCATCTCTTCCTTCTGGCAGGCCACCACCCTCCCGTCGCCGGAGTCTCGGGCGAACACGTCAGCCCCGGCATGCTGCGGATCCTCGATCGCCTCACCGACACACCGGCCGAGATCGTCACGGAGCTCGGCGAGACCCTCCGCCAGACGCCGCTCGGCGTTGCCCTCACCGGAGACACGGCGTCGCTGACGGGCTCGGCGCGCAGCCTGGGCTACCGATGGTTCACCGATCCGGCCAGCCGCGAGCTCTACGATCCGGACGACCACGAGTTCCTCTCGCGATTGTGGGTCTCCGGACTGCGCGAGATCGCGACCCGCCGCGGCCAGGATTCCCGCGCATCGCAGATGGTGGCGGAACTCGCTGCGCGGAGCCCTGAGTTCCGCGACGTCTGGTCGCGGGGCGAGGTCGGGGTGCGCCCGCGGCCGACCAAGCGCTTCATGCATCGCGAGTTGGGTGCGTTGGAGCTGGAATGCCAGACGCTGCTCGACCCTTCGCAGTCGCACGCCCTCCTCGTGTACATCGCCGTGCCAGGGTCGGAGAGCGCCGAGAAGCTGCGGCTTCTGACGGTCATCGGTGCGGGGATCTGA
- a CDS encoding DUF222 domain-containing protein has translation MDEDDAIDDDRRIARSWEAPPSGADEPDLIDQVVGMASLVSSFAAQRAVAIAEARTAALVESASRGGDRGIAERSFRLELSQALRVTESTAERLVSQAVALTERYDPVLDALGRGAITEQHARILVETVDTAEAPLRGELATFALELAERMPVGHFRSAVRALVERARAVSLEQRHDDAVRMRRVSVEADSDGMAWLSAYLPAVEARAIFHRLTAMGSALLADEREHAAGADLAETSVGDEVDGTLATRTLDQVRADLLGDLLVDAQVSDHPEAVRGVRATIAVTVPVLSLLDDDAAASAPAELDGVGPIPIRTARTLCGTADGWMRVLTHPETGVVLSVGRTRYRPPADLRRLVRWRSARCTAPGCRMDANRCEIDHTVAWEHGGETRADNLTPLCKGHHTIKHHGGWQTRQHPDDVIVWTSPAGRRYRVEPERRAPRFIPGSAGRASRAPDGEAPPF, from the coding sequence ATGGACGAGGATGACGCCATCGACGACGACCGCCGCATCGCGCGGTCGTGGGAGGCGCCGCCGTCCGGGGCCGATGAGCCCGATCTGATCGACCAGGTCGTGGGTATGGCTTCGCTCGTCTCGTCGTTCGCTGCCCAGCGGGCGGTCGCGATCGCCGAGGCGCGTACCGCGGCACTCGTCGAGTCGGCCTCGCGCGGGGGAGACCGCGGCATCGCCGAGCGCTCATTCCGGCTCGAGCTCTCGCAGGCTCTGCGCGTCACCGAGTCGACGGCCGAGCGTCTGGTGTCGCAGGCGGTCGCGCTCACCGAGCGCTACGATCCCGTGCTCGATGCGTTGGGGCGCGGCGCGATCACGGAACAGCACGCCCGCATCCTGGTCGAGACGGTGGATACGGCAGAGGCACCGCTGCGTGGCGAGCTCGCGACCTTCGCGCTCGAACTCGCCGAGCGGATGCCGGTCGGTCATTTCCGTTCCGCGGTCCGCGCGCTCGTCGAACGGGCCAGGGCGGTCTCGCTCGAGCAGCGCCACGACGACGCGGTGCGGATGCGGCGCGTCTCGGTCGAGGCGGACAGCGACGGCATGGCCTGGCTGTCCGCGTACCTGCCGGCGGTCGAGGCTCGGGCGATCTTCCACCGGCTCACCGCGATGGGTAGTGCCCTCCTGGCGGACGAGCGGGAGCACGCCGCCGGCGCTGACCTCGCCGAGACCAGCGTCGGCGACGAGGTCGACGGGACGCTCGCGACGCGAACGCTCGATCAGGTGCGCGCCGATCTGCTCGGCGATCTGCTGGTCGACGCACAGGTGAGCGATCATCCCGAGGCGGTGCGGGGCGTGCGTGCCACCATCGCTGTCACCGTGCCGGTGCTGTCGTTGCTCGACGATGACGCCGCGGCGAGCGCGCCGGCCGAACTCGACGGCGTCGGGCCCATCCCGATCCGCACCGCGCGCACCCTCTGCGGAACCGCGGACGGATGGATGCGAGTGCTCACCCACCCCGAGACGGGCGTCGTGCTCTCCGTGGGGCGCACGCGGTACCGCCCGCCGGCCGATCTGCGGCGCCTGGTGCGCTGGCGGTCGGCACGCTGCACCGCACCCGGGTGCCGGATGGATGCCAATCGCTGCGAGATCGATCACACCGTGGCGTGGGAGCACGGAGGTGAGACTCGCGCCGACAACCTCACCCCGCTGTGCAAGGGGCACCACACCATCAAGCACCACGGTGGATGGCAGACCCGTCAACACCCCGACGACGTGATCGTCTGGACGTCACCCGCGGGTCGCCGCTACCGCGTCGAACCGGAGCGACGAGCACCCCGCTTCATCCCCGGATCCGCGGGGAGGGCATCTCGCGCGCCCGATGGCGAGGCGCCGCCCTTCTGA
- a CDS encoding PadR family transcriptional regulator: MSNPFAGAGFGGGLPGSLWDAMEQMRSSVDKRVGFRVGRGDVRAAVLLLLAEQPMHGYQIISEIAERSGGAWKPSAGSVYPTLQLLADEGLIVAEEAGGRKTYSLTEAGAAEAEEAAESDAPWEAPGMRDSGRMTALPKAGMELAQVVAQVARTGSPEQVQAAVDALGETRRRLYAILAED; encoded by the coding sequence ATGAGCAATCCATTCGCGGGTGCAGGATTCGGTGGCGGGCTGCCGGGAAGTCTCTGGGACGCCATGGAGCAGATGCGGTCGTCGGTCGACAAGCGGGTCGGCTTCCGTGTCGGTCGCGGCGATGTCCGCGCCGCGGTCCTGCTCCTTCTCGCCGAGCAGCCGATGCACGGCTACCAGATCATCAGTGAGATCGCCGAGCGCAGCGGCGGGGCGTGGAAGCCCAGTGCCGGCTCCGTGTATCCGACGCTGCAGTTGCTGGCCGACGAGGGCCTGATCGTCGCCGAAGAGGCGGGCGGGCGCAAGACGTACTCGCTCACCGAGGCCGGTGCCGCCGAGGCCGAGGAGGCCGCCGAGTCCGACGCTCCCTGGGAGGCGCCGGGGATGCGCGACAGCGGACGTATGACGGCGCTGCCGAAGGCAGGCATGGAGCTCGCCCAGGTCGTCGCCCAGGTTGCCCGCACCGGTTCGCCGGAGCAGGTGCAGGCGGCGGTCGACGCTCTCGGTGAGACGCGCCGGCGCCTGTACGCGATCCTCGCCGAGGACTGA